The Sphingomonas sanxanigenens DSM 19645 = NX02 genome includes a region encoding these proteins:
- a CDS encoding RNA pyrophosphohydrolase, with product MTDPAPLPYRPAAGIMLINDAKKVFVGQRIDTRLAAWQMPQGGLDEGEEPQAAALRELEEETGIRPDLVEVIACSGKELLYDLPADMVGRLWKGRYRGQRQTWFLMRFLGTDADVKLETEHPEFHAWRWAEPDELPDLIVPFKRELYSAILNEFRPYL from the coding sequence ATGACCGACCCCGCCCCCCTTCCCTATCGCCCCGCCGCGGGCATCATGCTGATCAACGACGCGAAGAAGGTGTTCGTCGGCCAGCGCATCGATACGCGTCTCGCCGCGTGGCAGATGCCCCAGGGCGGGCTCGACGAGGGTGAGGAGCCCCAGGCCGCCGCGCTGCGCGAGCTCGAGGAGGAAACCGGCATCCGCCCCGATCTGGTCGAGGTGATCGCCTGTTCGGGCAAGGAGCTGCTCTATGATCTGCCCGCCGACATGGTCGGGCGGCTGTGGAAGGGCCGATATCGCGGCCAGCGCCAGACCTGGTTCCTGATGCGTTTCCTGGGTACCGATGCCGATGTGAAGCTGGAAACGGAGCATCCGGAATTCCATGCCTGGCGCTGGGCCGAGCCCGACGAATTGCCCGATCTGATCGTGCCCTTCAAACGGGAGCTCTATTCGGCTATCCTCAACGAATTCCGCCCCTATCTGTAA
- a CDS encoding alpha/beta hydrolase, protein MIQPVDRAPYVRPDVAAFLAYLNNAPGPKLHELEPAAARQLIDAMRPLADAEPDTLALIRDLTVPGPAGALPARLYDARERREPGPLVLFFHGGGFVVGGLYSHEPFCTRAAALLDLPILVIDYRLAPEHPWPAAPDDCEAAARWAASATAVLERGVTSLVLAGDSAGATLAIVTAMALRDRPAAAPVIAQMPIYPAVDLRERAWASVTQFGAGHMLTIESMNWFTEQYRPDPLAVRGSPLLGDHHLMPPTLLLTAGLDPLRDQGRAYAAALIEAGVPVIFREAVGNIHGFINFAKGIPSSVGDIAGALAALRPMIAEAEANRVMAEAARTL, encoded by the coding sequence ATGATCCAGCCGGTCGACAGGGCCCCCTATGTCCGGCCGGATGTAGCAGCGTTCCTTGCCTATCTGAACAACGCCCCCGGCCCGAAGCTGCACGAGCTCGAACCGGCGGCGGCGCGGCAGCTCATCGACGCGATGCGTCCGCTGGCGGATGCCGAGCCCGACACGCTGGCGCTCATCCGCGATCTCACCGTGCCGGGGCCCGCAGGCGCACTGCCCGCGCGGCTCTATGACGCACGAGAGCGCCGCGAACCGGGGCCGCTGGTGCTGTTCTTTCATGGCGGCGGCTTCGTCGTCGGCGGGCTCTACAGCCACGAGCCCTTCTGCACGCGCGCCGCGGCCCTGCTCGATCTGCCGATCCTCGTGATCGACTATCGTCTCGCGCCCGAGCATCCGTGGCCGGCCGCCCCCGATGATTGCGAAGCGGCGGCGCGCTGGGCGGCCTCCGCCACGGCGGTGCTGGAGCGCGGCGTGACCAGCCTCGTGCTCGCGGGCGACAGCGCGGGCGCGACCCTGGCGATCGTCACCGCCATGGCGCTGCGCGATCGGCCCGCCGCAGCACCGGTGATCGCGCAGATGCCGATCTATCCGGCTGTCGACTTGCGCGAGCGCGCGTGGGCGTCGGTAACGCAATTCGGTGCCGGCCATATGCTGACGATCGAATCGATGAACTGGTTCACCGAGCAATATCGCCCCGACCCGCTCGCCGTCCGCGGATCGCCGCTGCTCGGCGACCACCACCTGATGCCGCCGACGCTGCTGCTGACGGCCGGCCTCGATCCGCTGCGCGATCAGGGCCGCGCCTATGCCGCCGCCTTGATCGAGGCCGGCGTTCCCGTGATTTTCCGCGAGGCCGTGGGCAACATCCACGGTTTCATCAACTTCGCCAAGGGTATCCCCTCATCGGTCGGCGACATCGCCGGCGCGCTCGCCGCGCTCAGGCCGATGATCGCCGAGGCGGAGGCCAACCGCGTAATGGCAGAGGCTGCTCGCACGTTATGA
- a CDS encoding histone deacetylase family protein, whose protein sequence is MTHVVHHPGYRSLPRPGQFPWDKYMLLLDALRDDGGPLTLHQPEPMPRRWIEAVHDPAYVAEVIERRVPPEKERRIGFPVTEPVAVRAQLTPGGTWLAAKLALAHGHAANGAGGSHHALASTGAGYCVFNDLAIAANRLIEEGDATRILIVDVDVHQGDGTASLLAGHPEIATYSIHAEKNFPVRKARSTVDVGLPDGTGDDAYLDALAATLMPLAQGFAPNLILYQAGVDPHVDDRLGRLALTDAGLDRRDAFVARLARALGAPIASALGGGYGDDRMALARRHAASIRAVAAALA, encoded by the coding sequence ATGACGCACGTCGTCCACCACCCCGGCTATCGATCGCTGCCGAGACCCGGCCAGTTCCCTTGGGACAAATATATGCTGCTGCTCGACGCGCTGCGCGACGATGGCGGCCCGCTGACCTTGCATCAGCCCGAACCGATGCCGCGGCGGTGGATCGAGGCGGTGCATGATCCCGCCTATGTCGCCGAGGTGATCGAACGGCGCGTGCCGCCCGAGAAGGAGCGCCGCATCGGTTTTCCGGTGACCGAGCCGGTCGCGGTGCGCGCGCAGCTCACGCCGGGCGGCACGTGGCTCGCTGCGAAGCTGGCGCTGGCGCACGGCCATGCCGCCAATGGCGCGGGCGGCAGCCACCATGCGCTCGCCTCGACCGGGGCGGGCTATTGCGTGTTCAACGATCTCGCCATCGCCGCCAACCGGTTGATCGAGGAGGGCGACGCCACGCGGATCCTGATCGTCGATGTCGACGTCCATCAGGGCGACGGCACCGCCTCGCTGCTCGCGGGTCATCCCGAGATCGCGACCTACTCGATCCATGCCGAGAAGAATTTTCCTGTCCGCAAGGCGCGCTCGACGGTGGATGTGGGGCTGCCCGACGGCACCGGCGACGATGCCTATCTCGACGCCCTGGCTGCCACGCTGATGCCGTTGGCGCAGGGCTTTGCGCCGAATCTGATCCTCTATCAGGCCGGCGTCGATCCGCATGTCGACGACCGACTGGGCCGGCTGGCGCTCACCGATGCCGGCCTCGACCGGCGCGATGCGTTCGTCGCGCGGCTGGCGCGCGCTCTGGGCGCGCCGATCGCCAGCGCGCTGGGCGGCGGTTATGGCGACGATCGCATGGCGCTCGCCCGCCGTCATGCCGCGAGCATCCGCGCCGTTGCCGCGGCGCTGGCCTGA
- the rmuC gene encoding DNA recombination protein RmuC: protein MEPGLVIVAIFVALGIGLALGWLIWRGGAAEVPGLRQAVEAMRGERDTARLDLSAARAAADRLPAIEAALENARHRIAELAEANAGFVRGEEERAASHAAQLAQLKEMEAKVEDRFRHLAGQALTEAQSLLLKRADERFAEQGAKNEGQLRALLSPVEATLKRYEEGLQKVEAARVGSYGELKTAVAQLVAGNEVVRQETQRLTNVLRSSPKARGRWGEEQLRNILESAGLAENVDFSLQSTVSDGEKQLRPDCVINLPGDRCIVVDVKCPLVHFEQAYDEEDEGRRAALLLQHANALKAYANDLGRKAYWRQFDLSPDFVVMFVPGEHFLSAAAERAPELIDGAFRQGVIIASTINMLALAKVMAGMWRQEALAAQAQEVAEVGKELYRRLVTMGNHVHKLGRNLNLAASAYNDFVGSLDSQVMTQARRFEALKVDTGGKAIEALPMVDTAVRVSTKLLPTEASADAAE, encoded by the coding sequence GTGGAACCGGGTCTCGTCATCGTCGCCATTTTTGTTGCGCTCGGCATCGGGCTGGCGCTCGGCTGGCTGATCTGGCGCGGCGGCGCGGCGGAGGTGCCGGGCCTGCGCCAGGCGGTGGAGGCGATGCGCGGCGAGCGTGACACCGCGAGGCTGGACCTCAGCGCAGCGCGCGCCGCGGCCGATCGGCTGCCGGCGATCGAGGCGGCGCTTGAAAATGCCCGTCACCGCATTGCCGAGCTTGCCGAGGCGAACGCCGGCTTCGTCCGCGGCGAGGAAGAACGTGCGGCGTCGCACGCCGCGCAGCTCGCCCAGCTCAAGGAGATGGAAGCCAAGGTCGAAGATCGCTTCCGTCACCTCGCCGGGCAGGCGCTGACCGAGGCGCAGAGCCTGCTGCTCAAGCGCGCCGACGAACGGTTCGCCGAACAGGGCGCCAAGAACGAAGGCCAGTTGCGCGCCTTGCTGTCGCCGGTCGAGGCGACGCTCAAGCGCTATGAGGAAGGGTTGCAGAAGGTCGAGGCCGCGCGCGTTGGCAGCTATGGCGAACTCAAGACCGCGGTCGCGCAACTCGTCGCGGGCAATGAGGTGGTCCGGCAGGAGACGCAGCGGCTGACGAACGTGCTGCGGTCAAGCCCCAAGGCGCGCGGGCGCTGGGGCGAGGAGCAGCTGCGCAACATTCTCGAATCTGCCGGGCTTGCCGAGAATGTCGATTTTTCGCTGCAATCGACGGTCAGCGATGGCGAGAAGCAGCTTCGCCCGGACTGCGTCATCAACCTGCCGGGAGATCGCTGCATCGTCGTCGACGTCAAATGCCCGCTCGTCCATTTCGAGCAGGCCTATGACGAGGAGGATGAAGGCCGCCGCGCAGCCTTGTTGCTGCAGCACGCCAATGCGCTGAAGGCTTATGCCAATGATCTCGGCCGCAAGGCCTATTGGCGTCAGTTCGATCTCTCGCCCGATTTCGTCGTCATGTTCGTGCCCGGCGAGCATTTCCTTTCCGCCGCGGCGGAGCGCGCGCCGGAACTCATCGACGGTGCGTTCCGCCAGGGCGTCATCATCGCCTCGACGATCAACATGCTGGCGCTCGCCAAGGTGATGGCAGGAATGTGGCGGCAGGAAGCGCTGGCCGCGCAAGCGCAGGAAGTCGCCGAGGTGGGGAAGGAACTCTATCGTCGCCTGGTGACGATGGGCAATCACGTCCACAAGCTTGGCCGGAACCTCAACCTCGCGGCGAGCGCCTATAATGATTTCGTCGGCAGCCTCGACAGCCAGGTGATGACGCAGGCGCGCCGCTTCGAGGCGCTCAAGGTCGATACCGGGGGCAAGGCGATCGAGGCGTTGCCGATGGTCGACACCGCCGTCCGTGTCTCGACCAAGCTGCTCCCGACCGAAGCGAGCGCAGACGCGGCCGAGTGA
- a CDS encoding HAD family hydrolase — translation MTIELICLDADDTLWHNMRHFEIAEQALLEILKPFADAGVTRERLEAVEIRNLALYGYGAKSFTLSMIEAAIELCGGALSVRQISEILAAGRDLLAHPVELLPGIEETLDALADRGRLVLVTKGDLLHQEAKLAASGLGDRFHGIEIVSDKNADTFQRLFTRYGVPPGCAIMAGDSMRSDVLPALTAGAWAAFVPQALAWSHERAEAPAAHERFRQLKSLGELPDWIDQIR, via the coding sequence ATGACGATCGAACTCATCTGCCTCGATGCCGACGACACGCTGTGGCACAATATGCGCCATTTCGAAATTGCCGAGCAGGCCTTGCTCGAAATCCTCAAGCCGTTCGCCGACGCGGGCGTGACGCGCGAACGGTTGGAAGCGGTCGAGATCCGCAATCTCGCGCTCTACGGCTACGGCGCCAAGAGCTTCACGCTGTCGATGATCGAGGCGGCGATCGAGCTGTGCGGCGGCGCGCTGAGCGTGCGGCAGATCTCGGAGATTCTCGCCGCCGGCCGCGACCTTCTGGCGCACCCGGTCGAACTGCTGCCGGGCATCGAGGAGACGCTGGACGCGCTCGCCGATCGCGGCCGACTGGTGCTCGTGACCAAGGGCGATCTGCTCCACCAGGAGGCCAAGCTCGCGGCCTCGGGGCTGGGGGATCGCTTCCACGGGATCGAGATCGTCAGCGACAAGAATGCCGATACCTTCCAGCGTCTGTTCACGCGTTACGGCGTGCCCCCCGGATGCGCGATCATGGCCGGCGATTCGATGCGGTCAGACGTCTTGCCGGCGCTGACGGCAGGCGCATGGGCCGCCTTCGTGCCGCAGGCGTTGGCGTGGAGCCATGAGCGCGCCGAAGCGCCCGCAGCGCATGAACGCTTCCGCCAGTTGAAATCGCTCGGCGAACTGCCGGACTGGATCGATCAGATCCGGTGA
- a CDS encoding GlcG/HbpS family heme-binding protein yields the protein MRRLQLTAAVTMAALLLASCGGGGTASGGTPTPTPSPTPSPGRYAVPAAEALSVADVQGIVARAVAEAQARNLPSVIAVVDRVGNVLAVYTMTGARPRATAQPAPNGRNLDVQNVNFPASMGAISKAITGAYLSSGGNAFTTRTASMIVKEHFPPAPNTAGLESGPLFGVQFSSLPCSDLVNRYSSAAPPASAFIGPKRSPLGLSADPGGIPLYKNGVVVGAIGVMGDGNYADDPNVTDIDDDAEEYIALAGSVGFEPPETIKGSRITIDGTSLRFTDATPANFKSTPASAPPFSAINNSAIGRLTAVRGYYQVGAPDPVVVAGTPYGTEASGYRKATSAEFANSDAFILTDGNGNNRFPVRAGTDSAEVSQPLTLAESRALLEEAFTIMSRARAQIRRPLDSRAQVTISLVDTRGQALGVVRAPDAPVFGTDVSLQKARTAAFFSSRFAADELQQNTIPDIREFVPRVRTFLNDETALTGKVAFSDRANGNLSRPFFPDGEVGRPNGPLSRPIENFNPFSTGLQSALIITNLAAHIFFVDGMNPADTREVCTFLPEFAPGRNRLQNGIQIFPGSMPIYRGNTLIGAIGISGDGIDQDDMISFLGTHFGGLRVNGAIGNAPPAMRADRITVPVGDRQARLLYVQCPFAPFLDTSDQNACQDK from the coding sequence ATGCGGCGGCTTCAACTCACCGCGGCGGTCACCATGGCCGCGCTGCTTCTCGCCTCCTGCGGTGGCGGGGGCACCGCGAGCGGCGGTACGCCGACGCCGACCCCTTCGCCCACGCCATCGCCGGGGCGGTATGCGGTGCCCGCCGCGGAAGCTCTCAGCGTCGCGGACGTGCAGGGCATCGTCGCGCGCGCCGTCGCCGAAGCGCAGGCGCGCAACCTGCCTTCGGTGATTGCCGTGGTCGATCGCGTCGGGAACGTGCTGGCGGTCTATACGATGACCGGCGCACGACCCCGCGCCACCGCCCAGCCCGCACCCAACGGCCGGAATCTCGACGTGCAGAACGTCAATTTTCCCGCCTCGATGGGGGCGATCTCCAAGGCGATCACCGGCGCCTATCTGTCGAGCGGCGGCAACGCGTTCACGACCCGTACCGCGAGCATGATCGTCAAGGAGCATTTCCCGCCGGCGCCCAACACCGCGGGTCTCGAAAGTGGCCCGCTGTTCGGCGTGCAGTTCAGTTCGCTGCCCTGTTCCGACCTGGTCAACCGTTACAGCTCGGCCGCACCGCCCGCTTCGGCCTTCATCGGCCCCAAGCGGTCGCCGCTCGGTCTCTCGGCCGATCCGGGCGGCATTCCGCTCTACAAGAACGGCGTCGTCGTCGGCGCGATCGGTGTGATGGGCGACGGCAACTATGCCGACGACCCCAATGTCACCGACATCGATGACGATGCCGAGGAATATATCGCGCTCGCCGGAAGCGTCGGTTTCGAACCTCCGGAGACGATCAAGGGCAGCCGGATCACGATCGACGGCACCTCGCTGCGCTTTACCGATGCGACGCCCGCGAACTTCAAGAGCACGCCGGCATCCGCCCCGCCTTTCTCCGCGATCAACAACAGCGCGATCGGCCGCCTCACCGCAGTGCGCGGCTATTATCAGGTCGGTGCACCCGATCCCGTGGTGGTCGCCGGCACGCCCTATGGCACCGAGGCGTCGGGCTATCGCAAGGCGACGAGCGCCGAGTTCGCGAACAGCGACGCGTTCATCCTGACCGACGGCAACGGCAACAACCGCTTTCCCGTTCGCGCCGGGACCGACAGCGCCGAAGTGTCGCAGCCGCTGACGCTGGCCGAATCGCGCGCGCTTCTGGAGGAAGCCTTCACGATCATGTCGCGCGCGCGCGCGCAGATCCGCCGCCCTCTCGACAGCCGTGCGCAGGTCACGATCTCGCTGGTCGATACCCGCGGCCAGGCGTTGGGGGTGGTCCGCGCGCCGGATGCGCCGGTGTTCGGGACAGACGTATCGCTTCAGAAAGCGCGTACGGCCGCCTTCTTCTCCAGCCGCTTCGCGGCCGACGAACTGCAGCAGAATACGATCCCCGACATCCGCGAGTTCGTGCCCCGGGTGCGGACATTCCTCAACGACGAGACCGCGCTGACCGGCAAGGTGGCGTTCAGCGATCGCGCCAACGGCAACCTCTCACGCCCCTTCTTCCCGGATGGCGAGGTCGGCCGCCCCAACGGCCCGCTGTCGCGCCCGATCGAAAATTTCAATCCCTTCTCCACCGGGCTGCAATCGGCACTGATCATCACCAATCTGGCGGCGCACATCTTCTTCGTCGATGGCATGAACCCGGCCGATACGCGCGAGGTCTGCACCTTCCTTCCGGAATTCGCACCCGGCCGGAACCGGTTGCAGAACGGCATCCAGATCTTCCCCGGCAGCATGCCGATCTATCGCGGCAATACGCTGATCGGCGCGATCGGCATCTCCGGGGACGGCATCGACCAGGACGATATGATATCGTTCCTCGGCACGCATTTCGGCGGGCTGCGCGTCAACGGCGCGATCGGCAACGCGCCGCCCGCGATGCGCGCGGACCGCATCACCGTGCCCGTCGGGGACCGGCAGGCGCGGCTGCTTTATGTACAATGTCCGTTCGCGCCGTTCCTCGACACCAGCGACCAGAATGCGTGTCAGGACAAATAG
- a CDS encoding multiheme c-type cytochrome yields MAEALRARAWIGAVALCLSLAAFALLIGFGRGQPAIAAPASSDNLHLGVASCSGSTCHGRQEADGRIVRQDELMRWQEPSTPGGAHSRAYAVLASPRSQAIAARMGIGSASSSSECLGCHADPAPAGRGPRFQLSDGVGCEACHGGAQNWLQSHYAVGATHRSNVQMGMRALENPAERASVCLDCHFGSSRKGQFVNHRIMAAGHPRIVFELDLFSTLQQHHDEDRDYLERKGGRTNNVRFWAVGQAMALDRSLDLYGKPTGGAGAFPEFYFFDCHSCHRRIFDDEDARPQKLANPGRPIPAGMPPYNDENMIMLSAAARIAAPALAGRLDTDSRAFHAALAKDRASSIAAAAKLRGTAQALASAFSAASFNRDQVFAIIDTVSSEAISQRFTDYEGSVQAVMAVDTLLNALVNSGQIPAGAATSIRGDVNVAYGAVRDPNDYRPVEFRRALGSAVRTIRTLR; encoded by the coding sequence ATGGCGGAAGCGCTGCGCGCGCGCGCCTGGATTGGCGCGGTCGCGCTTTGTCTGTCGCTTGCGGCCTTCGCGTTACTGATCGGATTCGGCCGCGGCCAACCTGCGATCGCGGCGCCGGCATCTTCCGATAATCTTCATCTCGGTGTGGCTTCATGCTCGGGCTCGACCTGTCATGGGCGGCAGGAGGCGGATGGCCGAATCGTGCGTCAGGACGAACTGATGCGCTGGCAGGAACCCTCGACGCCCGGCGGCGCGCATAGCCGCGCTTATGCGGTGCTCGCCTCGCCCCGCAGCCAGGCGATCGCGGCGCGGATGGGGATCGGCTCGGCCAGCAGTTCTTCGGAATGCCTTGGCTGTCACGCGGATCCAGCGCCCGCCGGTCGTGGCCCGCGCTTCCAGTTGAGCGACGGCGTGGGTTGCGAAGCCTGCCACGGCGGCGCCCAGAACTGGCTGCAGAGCCATTATGCGGTCGGTGCGACGCATCGTTCCAACGTGCAGATGGGCATGCGCGCGCTGGAAAATCCGGCGGAGCGGGCTTCGGTTTGCCTCGATTGCCATTTCGGCTCATCGCGCAAGGGGCAGTTCGTCAATCACCGGATCATGGCCGCCGGCCATCCCCGGATCGTGTTCGAACTCGACCTCTTCTCGACGCTGCAGCAGCATCATGACGAGGATCGCGACTATCTCGAGCGCAAGGGCGGCCGTACCAACAATGTCCGCTTCTGGGCGGTGGGTCAGGCAATGGCTCTCGACCGGTCGCTGGATCTCTACGGCAAGCCGACCGGCGGCGCGGGCGCCTTCCCCGAATTCTACTTCTTCGACTGCCATAGCTGCCATCGCCGTATCTTCGACGATGAGGATGCACGCCCGCAGAAACTGGCCAATCCGGGCCGGCCGATCCCCGCGGGCATGCCGCCCTACAATGACGAGAACATGATCATGCTGAGCGCCGCCGCGCGCATCGCGGCACCGGCACTCGCCGGTCGGCTCGACACCGACAGCCGCGCCTTCCATGCCGCGCTTGCCAAGGATCGCGCCTCGTCGATCGCGGCGGCGGCCAAGTTGCGCGGTACCGCGCAGGCGCTTGCGTCGGCCTTCTCGGCAGCCAGCTTCAATCGCGACCAGGTGTTCGCGATCATCGACACCGTCTCCAGCGAAGCGATCAGCCAGCGCTTCACAGACTATGAAGGCAGTGTTCAGGCGGTGATGGCGGTCGACACGTTGCTCAATGCGCTGGTCAATTCCGGCCAGATCCCGGCAGGCGCGGCGACGTCGATCCGCGGTGACGTCAATGTCGCCTATGGTGCGGTGCGCGATCCCAATGACTACCGGCCAGTTGAGTTCCGCCGTGCGCTCGGCAGCGCGGTGAGGACGATCCGGACGTTGCGCTGA
- a CDS encoding Crp/Fnr family transcriptional regulator has translation MHFDPITTPDGLLLHLMLAMLVLAALLPRLSGVRVALAAAAIAGLVYFIRTTSLSGMVWTGVLLLVTGAQLARLVIGDVRAGFRPEEQGLLATLDGLSRSHVRHLIDQGLWLNGKAGDVLTQEGQAVPNLYYLASGSATVASGGKLVATCPPDNFIGEVTALAGTPATGTVVLDQPSRIWCMPADKLRVYADTHDGVRAALERAFRKALTDKLVAANATIADLSNVERPA, from the coding sequence ATGCATTTCGATCCGATCACGACGCCTGATGGACTGTTGCTCCACCTGATGCTCGCCATGTTGGTGCTGGCGGCGTTGCTGCCGCGGCTAAGCGGGGTTCGCGTGGCGCTGGCCGCGGCGGCGATCGCCGGGCTGGTCTACTTCATCCGTACGACCAGCCTTTCCGGGATGGTCTGGACGGGGGTGCTGCTGCTCGTCACGGGCGCGCAACTTGCACGCCTCGTCATCGGCGATGTCCGCGCGGGGTTCCGGCCTGAGGAGCAGGGGTTGCTGGCGACGCTCGACGGGCTCAGCCGCAGTCACGTCCGTCACCTCATCGACCAGGGGCTTTGGCTGAACGGCAAGGCCGGGGATGTGCTGACGCAGGAAGGGCAGGCCGTGCCCAACCTCTATTATCTCGCTTCGGGCAGTGCGACGGTCGCAAGCGGTGGCAAGCTCGTCGCAACCTGCCCACCGGACAATTTCATCGGTGAGGTAACCGCCCTGGCCGGAACGCCGGCGACCGGCACCGTGGTGCTCGATCAGCCGTCGCGCATCTGGTGCATGCCAGCGGACAAGCTGCGGGTCTACGCGGACACGCATGACGGCGTCCGCGCCGCGTTGGAGCGGGCGTTCCGCAAGGCGCTGACCGACAAGCTGGTTGCCGCGAATGCGACGATCGCCGACCTCAGCAATGTGGAACGCCCGGCCTGA
- a CDS encoding aldehyde dehydrogenase family protein — protein MTQLKPIYPLYLNNKAEQPNADLEVTDKFTGEVAFRVAQADAKTIDAGIAGAVAAAEPMARMPAYQRQAVLQHCVDRFKERYDELAYALCVEAGKPIKDSEGEVGRLIDTFRIAAEESVRITGEVQPLDISPRAKGYQGIWKRVPIGPCSFISPFNFPLNLAAHKVAPAIAVGCPFVMKPASRTPLGAIIMGEVLAETDLPTGAFSVLPAHRDGADLFTEDDRLKLLSFTGSPGVGWDLKAKAGKKKVILELGGNAAVIIDHDADLEDAVDRVIFGAFYQSGQSCIGVQRIIVHADIYDRFRDMLVAKAKTLVAGDPKDRNTFVGPMIDVKEATRLDGWIQEALAKGATLLCGGKRDGAMLEATLLENVDRDTKAYREEAFGPLALLSKFETFDDALDEVNDSKFGLQAGIFTRDLFKTLDAWDRLDVGGVVINDVPSYRVDNMPYGGVKDSGLGREGVKFAMEDMTEIRNLVIRRR, from the coding sequence ATGACCCAGCTCAAACCCATCTATCCGCTCTATCTCAACAACAAGGCAGAGCAGCCCAACGCCGATCTGGAGGTGACCGACAAGTTCACCGGCGAGGTCGCGTTCCGCGTCGCGCAGGCGGATGCGAAGACGATCGATGCCGGCATCGCCGGCGCTGTCGCGGCCGCGGAACCGATGGCGCGGATGCCCGCTTATCAGCGGCAGGCGGTGCTGCAGCATTGCGTCGACCGCTTCAAGGAGCGCTACGACGAACTCGCCTACGCGCTGTGCGTGGAAGCGGGCAAGCCGATCAAGGACAGCGAGGGCGAGGTCGGCCGGCTGATCGACACCTTCCGCATCGCCGCCGAAGAATCGGTGCGGATCACCGGCGAGGTCCAGCCGCTGGACATCAGCCCGCGCGCGAAGGGCTACCAAGGCATCTGGAAGCGCGTCCCGATCGGCCCGTGCAGCTTCATCTCGCCGTTCAACTTCCCGCTCAACCTGGCGGCGCACAAGGTCGCGCCGGCGATCGCGGTGGGCTGCCCGTTCGTGATGAAGCCCGCCAGCCGGACACCGCTGGGCGCGATCATCATGGGCGAGGTGCTCGCCGAGACCGACCTGCCGACCGGCGCCTTCTCGGTCCTGCCGGCGCATCGCGACGGTGCCGACCTGTTCACCGAGGACGACCGCCTCAAGCTGCTGAGCTTCACCGGCTCGCCCGGCGTCGGCTGGGATCTGAAAGCCAAGGCCGGCAAGAAGAAGGTGATCCTGGAACTGGGCGGCAATGCCGCGGTGATCATCGATCATGACGCCGATCTGGAGGATGCGGTCGATCGCGTGATCTTCGGCGCCTTCTATCAATCGGGCCAGAGCTGCATCGGCGTGCAGCGCATCATCGTCCATGCCGATATCTACGACCGGTTCCGCGACATGCTGGTCGCCAAGGCGAAGACGCTGGTCGCCGGCGACCCGAAGGACCGGAACACGTTCGTCGGCCCGATGATCGACGTGAAGGAAGCGACCCGCCTGGACGGCTGGATCCAGGAAGCCTTGGCGAAGGGCGCCACCCTGCTGTGTGGCGGCAAGCGCGACGGCGCGATGCTCGAAGCGACTTTACTTGAGAATGTCGACCGCGACACCAAGGCCTATCGCGAGGAAGCCTTCGGGCCGCTCGCCCTGCTCTCGAAGTTCGAGACGTTCGACGACGCGCTGGACGAGGTGAACGATTCGAAATTCGGGCTTCAGGCCGGCATCTTCACGCGCGACCTGTTCAAGACGCTCGACGCCTGGGACCGTCTCGATGTCGGCGGCGTGGTGATCAACGATGTGCCGAGCTACCGTGTCGACAACATGCCCTATGGCGGCGTCAAGGATTCGGGGCTCGGCCGCGAAGGCGTGAAGTTCGCGATGGAGGACATGACCGAGATCCGCAATCTGGTGATCCGGCGACGCTGA